The proteins below come from a single Takifugu flavidus isolate HTHZ2018 chromosome 6, ASM371156v2, whole genome shotgun sequence genomic window:
- the lcorl gene encoding ligand-dependent nuclear receptor corepressor-like protein isoform X2, whose translation MATVQCSKCTAERKGFRRELDSWRHKLIHCVGFESILEGICGQMLLGDLTLHDGCQPEEVDDWIPAASVTQCSFCNLPLDKLADQAPSSRSPLSSPDYSTGQAPTISESHQSAHRFLQAVFHNKDVHIGCDSNIPLVAQELMKKMVRQFALEYACKCLLNTSANGVTTRTSSPLSATADGPLDLTVSRTHEKDAQSEPDAVLDLSNRNSAASSMFSSTQKASGRQCRQKKVEYFERSLELSEGLLSKALKDIRSGRLQEQRAALLYGIPLHTLKQGLDDWPQLAPVSPDFRDEMTSYKLMSSTLGGEARLVLQKVAAWAEQAEVGGEAEDTEVSGFSSSPLSLHQPKGRQKTISRSFPQLRDALQLSPSPTHSAEPPTSLRIPQVRSMSDHSRSIPAENSSTSKNAYQRTSSTEASVSPSTVSGRPSSLFKLKPLYLPNTCPTSAIQACLRVGRRGSSQEDSEDGTGGRDKDKQPRKKRGRYRQYDHDLLEEAISMVMAGRMSVSKAQGVYGIPHSTLEYKVKERTGTLKNPPKKKPANSNLVGSGTSSVNSGTHTSAALSKVF comes from the exons ATGGCCACCGTGCAGTGCTCCAAGTGCACGGCAGAACGAAAGGGGTTTCGTCGGGAACTTGATTCTTGGCGACACAAATTGATACACTGTGTCG GATTTGAAAGCATTCTGGAGGGAATCTGCGGCCAGATGTTGCTTGGAGACCTCACATTGCATGATG GTTGTCAACCTGAAGAGGTAGATGACTGGATCCCAGCTGCAAGTGTTACTCAGTGTTCATTCTGCAACTTACCCCTGGATAAACTGGCT GATCAAGCGCCCTCATCCAGgtcacccctctcctctcctgattaTTCTACCGGTCAAGCTCCAACCATCTCTGAAAGCCACCAGTCTGCACACAGATTCCTCCAGGCTGTGTTTCACAACAAAG ACGTGCACATTGGCTGTGATTCCAACATCCCTCTGGTTGCTCAGGAGCTGATGAAAAAGATGGTACGTCAGTTTGCCTTGGAGTACGCATGCAAGTGCCTGCTCAACACCAGTGCTAATGGTGTAACAACAAGGACCTCATCACCgctgtcagcaacagcagacGGCCCTCTGGACCTCACAGTAAGCCGAACCCATGAGAAGGACGCTCAAAGTGAACCTG ATGCCGTGCTTGACCTTTCCAACAGGAACTCTGCAGCTTCGTCAATGTTCTCATCCACACAGAAGGCTTCAGG GAGGCAGTGCAGGCAGAAGAAGGTGGAGTACTTTGAGAGGAGCTTGGAGCTGTCTGAGGGGCTGCTGTCCAAGGCCTTGAAGGACATTCGTtcagggaggctgcaggagcagcgggCAGCATTACTTTATGGAATACCTCTTCACACGCTGAAGCAAGGTCTGGACGACTGGCCTCAACTTGCACCAGTGAGCCCAGATTTCAGGGATGAAATGACCTCGTACAAGCTGATGTCATCGACGCTTGGTGGGGAAGCCCGACTCGTTTTGCAGAAGGTGGCAGCCTGGGCAGAACAAGCAGAggttggaggagaagctgaggataCTGAAGTGTCGGGTTTCTCTTCATCACCTCTGTCTTTGCATCAACCTAAAGGTCGACAGAAAACCATCTCACGGTCATTTCCCCAGCTCAGGGATGCTCTCCAGCTCTCGCCAAGCCCCACCCACAGTGCGGAACCACCCACATCCCTCCGAATTCCTCAGGTCCGGTCCATGTCTGACCACAGCAGATCTATTCCAGCTGAGAACAGCAGCACATCTAAAAATGCATACCAACGCACCTCATCGACAGAAGCGTCCGTTAGCCCATCAACTGTTAGCGGTAGACCTTCATCTCTCTTTAAACTAAAACCTCTGTACTTGCCGAACACCTGTCCCACCAGTGCTATTCAGGCATGTCTTCGAGTGGGGCGACGGGGGTCCTCGCAGGAGGATTCAGAAGACGGCACAGGTGGTCGGGATAAGGACAAGCAACCAAGGAAGAAACGTGGAAGATACCGCCAGTATGACCATGACCTGTTGGAGGAAGCCATCAGCATGGTGATGGCTGGTCGGATGAGTGTCTCCAAAGCCCAGGGGGTTTACGGGATCCCCCATAGCACGCTAGAATATAAAGTCAAGGAGCGTACTGGGACATTGAAGAACCCTCCTAAGAAGAAACCTGCCAATTCCAACTTAGTTGGTTCTGGAACCAGTTCTGTTAACTCAGGGACTCACACCTCGGCTGCTCTGTCAAAGGTGTTCTAG